A single genomic interval of Mycolicibacterium holsaticum DSM 44478 = JCM 12374 harbors:
- a CDS encoding type II toxin-antitoxin system Rv0910 family toxin: MAKLSVSVDVPLPPEKAWECASDLSRYREWLTIHRVWRSKPPETLEKGTTLESIVEVKGMPNRIKWTIVHFRPPEAMTLNGDGRGGVKVKLIGKVKASPTDAGGSTVSLAVHLGGPALFGPIGLVVAGALRGDIRESLERFKKVFASA; this comes from the coding sequence ATGGCCAAACTCTCTGTCTCCGTGGATGTTCCGCTGCCCCCGGAGAAGGCGTGGGAGTGCGCGTCTGACCTGTCGCGCTACCGCGAGTGGCTGACCATCCACCGGGTGTGGCGCAGCAAGCCGCCCGAGACGCTGGAAAAGGGCACGACGCTGGAGTCCATCGTCGAGGTCAAGGGCATGCCCAACCGGATCAAGTGGACCATCGTCCACTTCAGGCCCCCGGAGGCGATGACGCTCAACGGCGACGGCAGGGGCGGGGTCAAGGTCAAGCTCATCGGCAAGGTGAAAGCTTCGCCGACCGACGCAGGAGGGTCGACCGTGTCGCTCGCCGTCCACCTCGGCGGGCCGGCGTTGTTCGGGCCGATCGGCCTGGTGGTGGCCGGCGCGCTGCGCGGCGACATCCGCGAGTCACTCGAGCGCTTCAAAAAGGTGTTCGCCTCGGCTTAG
- a CDS encoding serine hydrolase encodes MSALVRAVVAVLLLTLGVGCASQPAQPATSSPAQPDVPPPLVPAMALPQNAVDNAVAKLDDLAEGLMAKSGIPGLAVAVVHEGKTVYAKGFGVKDVGETTESNRVDPDTVFQLASLSKPLAATVVAHQVGVGAVDWNTPIVSKLPWFTLSDPTVTRMVTVGDMLAHRSGLPDHAGDKLEDIGYDRRQVLERLGQLPLDPFRISYAYTNFGFTAGAEAVAVGAGKPWEQLAEDVLFEPLGMSSTSYRFADYQDRPNRAVGHIRVDGRYQPTYVRDADPEAPAGGASASANDMTRWLAMVLANGSHDGKQIVDPKALLPALTPQIVSARATEPAMRSGFYGYGFNVSSTSGARMELSHSGAFLLGAGTNFVILPSADVAIVALTNGSPSGVPETLTAEFADLVQFGEVREDWYRLYSKALGEMDEPEGSLAGKQPPADPAPAAPLPSYTGVYHNDYWGAATITEADGELRLRLGTKLAARLSHWDGNTFTYSWVSENSPPGSVSKVTFDGDTLIIEDYDEFGKGAFRR; translated from the coding sequence ATGAGCGCACTGGTCAGGGCTGTCGTCGCGGTATTGCTGTTGACGCTGGGGGTGGGGTGCGCATCGCAACCGGCTCAGCCGGCGACGTCGTCGCCCGCGCAGCCCGACGTGCCGCCACCGCTGGTACCCGCGATGGCGTTACCGCAGAACGCCGTCGACAACGCCGTCGCCAAACTCGACGACCTCGCCGAGGGCCTGATGGCGAAATCCGGTATCCCGGGGCTGGCGGTGGCCGTCGTGCACGAGGGAAAGACCGTGTACGCCAAGGGGTTCGGTGTCAAAGACGTCGGCGAGACGACCGAAAGCAACCGGGTCGATCCTGACACCGTGTTTCAGCTGGCGTCGCTGTCCAAACCGCTGGCGGCAACGGTGGTGGCCCACCAGGTCGGTGTCGGGGCGGTCGACTGGAACACCCCGATCGTGTCCAAGCTGCCGTGGTTCACCCTGTCCGATCCCACCGTCACGAGAATGGTCACCGTCGGCGACATGCTGGCGCATCGCTCCGGGTTGCCCGACCACGCCGGCGACAAGCTCGAGGACATCGGCTATGACCGCAGGCAGGTGTTGGAGCGGCTGGGCCAGCTGCCGCTGGACCCGTTCCGGATCTCCTACGCCTACACCAACTTCGGTTTCACCGCGGGCGCCGAGGCGGTGGCCGTCGGCGCCGGCAAACCGTGGGAACAGCTCGCCGAGGACGTGCTGTTCGAACCGCTCGGCATGTCGTCGACGAGTTACCGGTTCGCCGACTACCAGGACCGACCCAACCGCGCCGTCGGCCACATCCGCGTCGACGGGCGCTATCAGCCCACCTACGTTCGCGATGCCGACCCCGAAGCGCCGGCAGGCGGGGCGAGCGCATCGGCCAACGACATGACCCGGTGGCTGGCGATGGTGCTGGCCAACGGATCTCACGACGGCAAGCAGATCGTCGACCCGAAGGCGCTGCTTCCGGCGCTCACCCCGCAGATCGTCTCGGCCCGGGCGACCGAGCCGGCGATGCGGTCGGGTTTCTACGGTTACGGCTTCAACGTCAGCTCGACGTCGGGGGCGCGGATGGAACTCAGCCATTCCGGCGCGTTCCTGCTCGGTGCCGGCACCAACTTCGTGATCCTGCCGTCAGCCGACGTGGCGATCGTCGCGCTCACCAACGGCTCACCGTCGGGCGTGCCGGAAACGCTCACCGCCGAATTCGCCGACCTCGTGCAGTTCGGCGAGGTCCGCGAGGACTGGTACCGGCTCTACAGCAAGGCTCTCGGCGAGATGGACGAGCCGGAGGGCTCGTTGGCAGGCAAACAACCACCCGCCGATCCCGCACCCGCCGCACCGCTGCCGTCCTACACCGGCGTCTACCACAACGACTACTGGGGGGCAGCCACCATCACCGAAGCCGACGGTGAGCTGCGGCTGCGCCTCGGGACGAAGTTGGCTGCGCGGCTGTCGCATTGGGACGGCAACACGTTCACCTACAGCTGGGTGTCGGAGAACTCACCGCCCGGTTCGGTCAGCAAGGTCACCTTCGACGGCGACACCCTCATCATCGAAGACTACGACGAGTTCGGCAAGGGAGCGTTCCGCCGGTGA
- a CDS encoding amylo-alpha-1,6-glucosidase, with amino-acid sequence MSTPSALNSGEPASLGFGGDAVTLVEGATFCRSDHHGDVLEGRSHGLFFRDSRVLSRWELRVDGREPEPLSVEMPEAFAAHFVSRRAPLAGLADSTLLVVRERLVADGMRETITLHNLGTEPTVVSLELHADADFADLFAVKEGRPSLGGAEMTVVSGELVLRDRTDHVRGLVVSASDGATVVPGAFSWRIVVPPRQRWQTEIVAQPTWSNQSVKSRFRTGEHLESSAPAQKLQAWRGTATKVDPDHRVLAEVLRRTESDLGALLIHDESGEKRPFVAAGAPWYMTLFGRDSILTAWMSLPVDYGLSLGTLQQLADTQGRQVDPVTEEQPGRIMHELRRGPLSAAVLGGPVYYGAVDATPLFVMLLAESWRWGADENLVRSLLPAADAALDWAARYGDRDGDGFVEYRRATDRGLVNQGWKDSFDGINYAVGPIAEPPIALCEVQGYQYAALLARAELAEAFGEPATAKRLRDRAQSLRAKFLDAFWLPDRGWYALALDGDKNPVDSLTSNIGHCLWTGIAADEHVESIVKQLATDEMDSGFGLRTLATSMGAYNPMSYHNGSVWPHDTAIVVAGLMRYKHVPGAVELAERLATGLLDAAAAFGGRLPELYCGFSRSEFRSPVPYPTSCSPQAWASAAPLLLVRAFLGLDPHVPDRRIVVSPKLPESWGRVSLTDLTLGDATVHIEAEGDEVKVSGVPDGWEVVTPQS; translated from the coding sequence ATGAGCACCCCGTCCGCACTCAACAGCGGCGAACCCGCCAGCCTCGGTTTCGGCGGCGACGCCGTGACGCTGGTGGAGGGCGCCACCTTCTGCCGCTCCGACCACCACGGCGACGTGCTCGAAGGCCGCTCACACGGCCTGTTCTTCCGCGACTCGCGGGTGCTGTCGCGGTGGGAGCTGCGCGTCGACGGCCGAGAACCCGAGCCGCTGTCCGTCGAAATGCCCGAAGCGTTCGCCGCCCATTTTGTTTCGCGGCGCGCACCGCTGGCCGGGCTGGCGGACAGCACGCTGCTGGTGGTGCGTGAGCGGCTGGTGGCCGACGGCATGCGCGAGACGATCACACTGCACAACCTCGGCACCGAACCCACCGTGGTGTCCCTGGAACTGCACGCCGACGCCGACTTCGCCGATCTGTTCGCGGTCAAGGAGGGCCGCCCCTCGCTCGGTGGTGCCGAAATGACCGTCGTCAGCGGCGAACTCGTCCTTCGCGACCGCACCGACCACGTCCGCGGACTGGTCGTGTCGGCCTCAGACGGCGCGACGGTGGTGCCGGGGGCGTTCAGCTGGCGCATCGTCGTGCCGCCGCGCCAACGGTGGCAGACCGAGATCGTCGCGCAGCCGACGTGGTCGAACCAGAGCGTCAAGAGCCGCTTTCGCACGGGCGAGCACCTCGAGTCCAGCGCGCCCGCACAGAAGTTGCAGGCGTGGCGCGGCACGGCCACCAAGGTCGACCCCGACCATCGGGTGCTCGCAGAAGTGTTGCGGCGCACCGAAAGCGACCTGGGCGCGCTGCTGATCCACGACGAAAGCGGTGAGAAGCGGCCGTTCGTCGCCGCGGGCGCACCGTGGTACATGACCCTGTTCGGGCGCGACAGCATTCTCACTGCGTGGATGTCGCTGCCGGTGGACTACGGGTTGTCGCTGGGCACCCTGCAGCAGCTGGCCGACACCCAGGGCCGCCAGGTCGACCCGGTCACCGAGGAACAGCCCGGCCGGATCATGCACGAGCTGCGCCGCGGACCTCTGTCCGCCGCGGTGCTCGGCGGCCCCGTCTACTACGGCGCCGTCGACGCGACGCCGCTGTTCGTGATGCTGCTCGCCGAAAGCTGGCGCTGGGGAGCCGACGAGAACCTGGTCCGCTCACTGCTGCCGGCCGCCGACGCGGCGCTGGATTGGGCCGCCCGATACGGCGACCGCGACGGTGACGGGTTCGTCGAGTACCGGCGCGCCACCGACCGCGGGCTGGTCAACCAGGGCTGGAAGGACAGCTTCGACGGGATCAACTACGCGGTGGGCCCAATCGCCGAGCCGCCGATCGCGTTGTGCGAGGTCCAGGGCTACCAGTACGCCGCGCTGCTGGCCCGTGCCGAGCTGGCCGAGGCGTTCGGCGAGCCGGCGACCGCCAAGCGGCTGCGCGATCGGGCGCAGTCGCTTCGGGCCAAGTTCCTCGACGCGTTCTGGCTGCCCGACCGGGGCTGGTACGCCCTGGCGCTGGACGGCGACAAGAATCCGGTCGACTCGCTGACCAGCAACATCGGCCACTGCCTGTGGACGGGCATCGCCGCCGACGAGCACGTCGAGTCGATCGTGAAACAGCTGGCGACCGACGAGATGGACTCCGGCTTCGGCCTGCGCACGCTGGCCACGTCGATGGGCGCCTACAACCCGATGAGCTACCACAACGGGTCGGTGTGGCCGCACGACACCGCGATCGTCGTCGCGGGCCTCATGCGCTACAAGCACGTGCCGGGCGCGGTGGAGCTGGCCGAACGGTTGGCGACCGGTCTGCTCGACGCGGCCGCCGCGTTCGGCGGGCGATTGCCCGAATTGTATTGTGGTTTCTCGCGTTCGGAGTTCCGCTCACCGGTGCCCTATCCGACGTCGTGTTCACCGCAGGCATGGGCCAGCGCGGCGCCGCTGCTGCTGGTGCGTGCGTTCCTCGGGCTGGACCCGCACGTGCCGGACCGGCGCATCGTGGTCAGCCCGAAGCTCCCGGAATCCTGGGGCCGCGTCTCGCTGACCGACCTGACGCTGGGCGATGCGACCGTGCACATCGAGGCCGAGGGCGACGAGGTCAAGGTCAGCGGTGTTCCCGACGGCTGGGAAGTGGTCACCCCGCAGAGCTGA
- a CDS encoding enoyl-CoA hydratase, whose product MIGVTRDGPVMTLEMQRAERRNALNGQLVDNLREAIEKAATEDVRAIVLTGQGAVFSSGADLSDPSGVADELPDKAKALNLAIDKAPVPVIGAINGPAIGAGVILSMICDLRVVAPEAYFQFPVAKYGLALDNWSIRRLTSLVGAGRARGMLLAAERLTADVALQTGMANRIGTPADAQAWAAEIAGYAPLALQHAKRVLNDDGAYEDPRPEHQDLFDRAWGSQDVIEAQVARIEKRPPRFQGA is encoded by the coding sequence ATGATTGGTGTAACCCGCGACGGCCCGGTGATGACGCTGGAGATGCAGCGCGCCGAGCGCCGCAACGCGCTGAACGGCCAGCTCGTCGACAACCTGCGCGAGGCGATCGAGAAGGCCGCCACCGAGGACGTCCGCGCGATCGTGCTGACCGGGCAGGGCGCGGTGTTCAGCTCCGGTGCGGACCTGTCGGATCCCTCCGGGGTGGCCGACGAGCTGCCCGACAAGGCCAAGGCGCTCAACCTCGCCATCGACAAGGCCCCGGTGCCGGTCATCGGCGCAATCAACGGGCCCGCGATCGGCGCAGGCGTCATCCTCTCGATGATCTGCGATCTGCGGGTTGTGGCCCCCGAGGCGTACTTTCAGTTCCCGGTCGCGAAATACGGTTTGGCGCTGGACAACTGGAGCATCCGACGATTGACTTCGCTGGTCGGAGCCGGTCGTGCGCGGGGGATGCTGCTGGCTGCCGAACGGCTGACCGCCGACGTCGCGCTGCAGACCGGCATGGCCAACCGCATTGGCACGCCGGCCGATGCGCAGGCTTGGGCCGCCGAGATCGCCGGCTATGCCCCCTTGGCGTTGCAGCACGCCAAGCGGGTACTCAACGACGATGGCGCATACGAGGACCCGCGACCCGAGCATCAGGACCTCTTCGATCGGGCCTGGGGCAGCCAGGACGTCATCGAGGCCCAGGTCGCGCGTATCGAGAAGCGCCCACCGAGGTTCCAGGGGGCCTGA
- a CDS encoding glycosyltransferase family 4 protein, producing MSPTDFVNEREVDEPTIQSAIEPMRIVLVAPPYFDVPPKGYGGTEAVVADLADALVKRGHDVTLLGAGEPGTAAKFVPVWDRTLPDRLGQPYPEIMHALKTRRAIERIVENEGVDIIHEHTFAGPLNAALYRSLGLPTVVTMHGPIDEDLYPFYRELGDDVGLIAISDRQRELAPDLNWVGRVHNSLRIDDWPFRTDKGDYALFLGRYAPYKGAHLALDAAHAAGIPLVLAAKCDEPAEQAYFDEYVRPRLTENDHVFGQADADDKRKLLAGARCVLFPIQWEEPFGMVMIEAMACGTPVVALRGGAVPEVIADGVTGFVCDRPEELPQAIAKTETLDPAVCRRHVAAHFGFGHFGSGYERIYREVVGAARGRQPIAMRRIVTPTTSRRGRL from the coding sequence TTGAGCCCGACCGATTTCGTCAACGAGCGTGAAGTCGACGAACCGACCATCCAATCGGCCATCGAACCGATGCGCATCGTGCTCGTCGCACCGCCTTACTTCGACGTTCCGCCAAAGGGCTACGGAGGCACCGAGGCCGTCGTCGCCGATCTGGCCGACGCCCTGGTGAAACGTGGACACGACGTGACGCTGCTGGGCGCGGGCGAGCCGGGCACCGCAGCCAAGTTCGTTCCGGTGTGGGACCGCACGCTTCCCGACCGCCTCGGCCAGCCCTATCCGGAGATCATGCACGCGCTCAAGACCCGGCGTGCGATCGAGCGGATCGTCGAGAACGAAGGCGTCGACATCATCCACGAGCACACGTTCGCCGGACCGCTCAACGCCGCGCTGTACCGGTCGCTCGGATTGCCGACCGTGGTCACCATGCACGGTCCGATCGACGAGGATCTGTATCCGTTCTATCGGGAGCTCGGCGACGACGTCGGCCTGATCGCGATCAGCGACCGCCAGCGTGAGCTGGCCCCCGACCTGAACTGGGTTGGCCGCGTCCACAATTCGCTGCGCATCGACGACTGGCCGTTCCGAACCGACAAGGGCGACTACGCGCTGTTCCTCGGCCGCTATGCCCCGTACAAGGGCGCCCATCTGGCGCTCGACGCCGCGCACGCCGCAGGGATCCCGCTGGTGCTGGCCGCCAAGTGCGACGAGCCGGCCGAGCAGGCCTACTTCGACGAGTACGTGCGCCCGCGGCTCACCGAGAACGACCACGTGTTCGGCCAGGCCGACGCCGACGACAAACGCAAGCTGTTGGCCGGCGCGCGGTGCGTGCTCTTCCCGATCCAATGGGAGGAACCGTTCGGGATGGTGATGATCGAGGCGATGGCCTGCGGCACCCCGGTGGTGGCGCTGCGTGGCGGCGCGGTGCCCGAGGTGATCGCCGACGGCGTGACCGGGTTCGTCTGCGATCGGCCCGAGGAACTGCCGCAGGCGATCGCGAAGACCGAAACGCTGGACCCGGCCGTCTGCCGCCGACATGTGGCCGCGCACTTCGGATTCGGCCACTTCGGCTCGGGCTACGAACGCATCTACCGCGAGGTCGTCGGCGCCGCACGCGGCCGTCAGCCGATCGCGATGCGCCGGATCGTCACCCCCACTACGTCGAGGCGAGGGCGCCTATGA
- a CDS encoding cation-translocating P-type ATPase, translated as MTTAIAAGLTEAEVAQRVSQGKTNDVPTRAARSVSDIVRSNVFTRINAILGVLLIIVLSTGSVINGAFGLLIIANSAIGIIQELRAKQTLDRLAIVGQAKPLVRRRSGAVSTAEPLPPNEVVLDDIIELGPGDQIVVDGEIVEESNLEVDESLLTGEADPIAKDPGDMVMSGSFVVAGSGAYRATKVGREAYAAKLAEEASKFTLVNSELRSGINKILQFITYLLIPAGLLIIYTQLFTTDAGWRESVLRMVGALVPMVPEGLVLMTSIAFAVGVIRLGRRQCLVNELPAIEGLARVDVVCADKTGTLTENGMRVADLEQLSEGDVADILAQLAADDARPNASMQAIAEAYPVGPGWTATATAPFKSSTKWSGASYGEHGDWVIGAPDVLLEPGSPVATQAEEIGARGLRVLLLGSSDLPVDHPDAPGCVTPAALVVLEQRVRPDARDTLDYFASQKVSIKVISGDNAVSVGAVAEMLGLHGQTIDARELPDELDQLAHSLEECTTFGRVRPDQKRAMVHALQSRGHTVAMTGDGVNDVLALKDADIGVAMGSGSSASRAVAQIVLLDNKFATLPYVVGEGRRVIGNIERVSNLFLTKTVYSVLLAVLVGLAGLASKVFGSDPLLYPFQPIHVTIAAWFTIGIPAFILSLAPNNERAHPGFVRRVMTAALPSGLVIGIATFASYLAAYQGRAATQTEQTQASTAALITLLVSAIWVLAVVARPYQWWRVALVVVSGAAYVVIFSIPLARELFMLDPSNVKTTSIALGIGLAGAGAIEVIWWVQGAVLGEQRRLWRSE; from the coding sequence GTGACCACGGCCATCGCCGCGGGCCTGACCGAAGCCGAGGTGGCCCAACGGGTTTCGCAGGGCAAGACGAACGATGTCCCGACCAGGGCGGCGCGCAGCGTATCCGACATCGTGCGGTCCAACGTGTTCACCCGCATCAACGCGATCCTCGGTGTGCTGCTGATCATCGTGCTGTCCACCGGTTCGGTGATCAACGGCGCATTCGGGCTGTTGATCATCGCCAACAGCGCCATCGGCATCATCCAGGAACTGCGGGCCAAACAGACACTGGACAGGCTGGCCATCGTCGGACAGGCCAAACCGCTGGTGCGAAGGCGATCCGGTGCGGTGTCCACCGCCGAGCCGCTGCCGCCCAACGAGGTCGTCCTCGACGACATCATCGAACTCGGGCCCGGCGACCAGATCGTCGTCGACGGGGAGATCGTCGAGGAGTCCAACCTGGAGGTCGACGAGTCGTTGCTCACCGGCGAGGCCGACCCGATCGCCAAAGACCCCGGCGACATGGTGATGTCGGGCAGCTTCGTCGTCGCGGGCAGCGGCGCATACCGGGCCACCAAGGTCGGCCGCGAGGCGTACGCGGCCAAGCTCGCCGAGGAGGCCAGCAAGTTCACCCTGGTGAATTCCGAACTGCGCAGCGGCATCAACAAGATCCTGCAGTTCATCACGTACCTGCTGATCCCCGCGGGCCTGCTGATCATCTACACGCAGCTGTTCACCACCGATGCGGGATGGCGCGAGTCGGTGCTGCGGATGGTCGGTGCGCTGGTGCCGATGGTGCCCGAGGGCCTGGTGCTGATGACGTCGATCGCATTCGCGGTCGGCGTGATCCGGCTGGGTCGGCGACAGTGTCTGGTCAACGAGTTGCCCGCCATCGAGGGGCTGGCCCGCGTCGACGTGGTGTGCGCCGACAAGACCGGCACCCTGACCGAAAACGGTATGCGCGTAGCGGATCTCGAGCAGCTCTCCGAAGGTGACGTCGCCGACATCCTGGCCCAACTCGCCGCCGACGACGCCAGGCCCAACGCCAGCATGCAGGCGATCGCCGAGGCGTATCCGGTGGGGCCCGGGTGGACCGCCACCGCCACCGCACCGTTCAAGTCGTCCACCAAATGGAGCGGGGCGTCCTACGGCGAGCACGGTGACTGGGTGATCGGCGCGCCCGATGTGCTGCTCGAACCAGGTTCACCGGTCGCGACCCAGGCCGAGGAGATCGGCGCGCGCGGCCTGCGGGTGCTGCTGCTGGGTTCCAGCGACCTGCCCGTCGACCACCCCGACGCACCCGGGTGCGTCACACCCGCGGCGTTGGTGGTGCTCGAACAGCGCGTCCGGCCCGATGCTCGCGATACCCTCGACTACTTTGCCTCGCAGAAGGTTTCGATCAAGGTCATCTCCGGTGACAACGCGGTGTCGGTCGGTGCGGTGGCCGAAATGCTGGGCCTGCACGGCCAGACGATCGACGCCCGCGAGTTGCCCGACGAACTCGACCAACTGGCACACTCCCTCGAGGAGTGCACGACGTTCGGCCGGGTGCGGCCCGACCAGAAACGCGCGATGGTGCACGCGCTGCAGTCGCGTGGGCACACCGTGGCGATGACGGGCGACGGGGTCAACGACGTGCTGGCGCTCAAGGACGCCGACATCGGCGTGGCGATGGGCTCGGGCAGTTCGGCGTCCCGGGCGGTGGCCCAGATCGTGTTGCTGGACAACAAGTTCGCCACGCTGCCCTACGTCGTCGGCGAGGGCAGGCGGGTGATCGGCAACATCGAGCGGGTCTCCAACCTGTTTCTGACTAAGACGGTGTACTCGGTGCTGCTGGCGGTCCTGGTGGGCCTTGCGGGTCTGGCGTCCAAGGTGTTCGGGTCCGATCCGCTGCTCTACCCGTTTCAGCCCATCCACGTCACGATCGCGGCGTGGTTCACCATCGGCATTCCGGCGTTCATCCTGTCCTTGGCGCCCAACAACGAGCGCGCACATCCGGGGTTCGTGCGCCGGGTGATGACGGCGGCGTTGCCGTCGGGCCTGGTGATCGGCATCGCGACGTTCGCCTCGTACCTGGCGGCCTACCAGGGACGGGCGGCCACGCAGACCGAACAGACCCAGGCGTCCACGGCGGCGCTGATCACGCTGCTGGTCTCGGCGATCTGGGTGCTCGCGGTGGTGGCCAGGCCCTACCAGTGGTGGCGGGTTGCGCTGGTGGTGGTCTCGGGTGCGGCCTACGTGGTGATCTTCTCGATTCCGCTGGCGCGGGAGCTGTTCATGCTGGATCCCTCGAACGTGAAAACGACGTCGATCGCGTTGGGCATCGGCCTGGCCGGGGCGGGCGCGATCGAGGTGATCTGGTGGGTGCAGGGGGCGGTTCTGGGAGAACAACGCCGGCTGTGGCGCTCGGAGTAG
- a CDS encoding MBL fold metallo-hydrolase: MIRAALRFGFGTASLLAGGWVLRALNGAPAALGASPGEIEAVARRSPNYRDGVFVNLDPASPVNLDREQQQLLLRELLGSRDTGRPGGPIPVVEPGVVDPDAPPLAVRWFGHSSALIDIDGYRVLADPVWSQRCSPSHAVGPQRMHDVPAPLEALPAVDAVLISHDHYDHLDIQTIVGLARTQRSPFVVPLGVGAHLRKWRIPESRIVELDWYESHQIGDLRLVCTPARHFSGRLFSRNTTLWASWVITGPQHRAFFGGDTGYTKSFAEIGVDHGPFDLTLLPIGAYHPAWPDIHMNPEEAVRAHLDVAEAHSGLLVPIHWATFRLAPHPWAEPVERLLKAADAERVTVAVPKPGQRVDPATSSFDPWWRL, translated from the coding sequence GTGATCCGGGCGGCGCTGCGCTTCGGCTTCGGGACGGCTTCGCTGCTGGCCGGTGGCTGGGTGCTGCGCGCGCTGAACGGTGCGCCCGCGGCGCTGGGAGCCTCGCCCGGCGAGATCGAAGCCGTGGCGCGGCGCTCGCCGAACTACCGCGACGGCGTCTTCGTCAACCTGGACCCGGCCTCCCCGGTCAACCTCGACCGTGAGCAGCAGCAGTTGCTGCTGCGCGAACTTCTGGGGTCTCGGGACACCGGCAGGCCCGGCGGCCCCATCCCGGTTGTCGAACCGGGTGTCGTCGACCCCGATGCGCCGCCACTGGCGGTGCGCTGGTTCGGGCACTCCTCGGCGCTGATCGACATCGACGGCTACCGGGTGCTCGCCGACCCGGTGTGGAGCCAACGCTGTTCGCCGTCGCACGCCGTCGGGCCGCAGCGGATGCACGACGTGCCGGCCCCACTGGAAGCGCTGCCCGCCGTCGACGCGGTGCTGATCAGCCACGACCACTACGACCACCTCGACATCCAGACCATCGTCGGGCTGGCCCGCACCCAGCGCTCACCGTTCGTGGTGCCGCTGGGGGTCGGTGCGCACCTGCGCAAGTGGCGGATACCGGAGAGCCGCATCGTCGAGTTGGACTGGTATGAAAGCCACCAGATCGGGGACCTGCGGCTGGTGTGCACCCCCGCGCGGCACTTCTCGGGTCGGCTGTTCTCCCGCAACACCACGCTGTGGGCGTCGTGGGTGATCACCGGTCCGCAGCACCGCGCGTTCTTCGGCGGCGACACCGGATACACCAAGAGCTTCGCCGAAATCGGGGTGGACCACGGGCCTTTCGACCTGACCCTGCTGCCGATCGGCGCCTACCACCCGGCGTGGCCGGACATCCACATGAACCCCGAAGAGGCCGTGCGCGCCCACCTCGACGTCGCCGAGGCCCACTCGGGTCTGCTGGTGCCGATCCACTGGGCGACGTTCCGGCTGGCCCCCCATCCCTGGGCAGAACCCGTCGAACGCCTGCTCAAAGCCGCCGACGCCGAGCGTGTCACGGTGGCAGTGCCCAAGCCGGGCCAACGGGTCGACCCCGCCACGTCGTCGTTCGACCCGTGGTGGCGACTCTGA
- a CDS encoding antitoxin produces the protein MAFLDKVKDLLAKNADKVDTAIDKAGDIVDQKTQGKYAQHVDKVQDSAKTYLKNTDKNDPQHPQN, from the coding sequence ATGGCATTTCTCGACAAGGTGAAAGATCTACTGGCCAAGAACGCCGACAAGGTGGACACCGCGATCGACAAGGCCGGTGACATCGTCGACCAGAAGACGCAGGGAAAGTACGCTCAGCACGTCGACAAGGTGCAGGACAGTGCCAAGACGTACCTGAAAAACACAGACAAGAACGATCCGCAGCACCCGCAGAATTGA
- a CDS encoding isomerase, whose translation MSATTGHRIDPEVLAKVAREVVGLPLENGQLITRATELLAAEYPDLIDAAPRRWVGSRAGGILGKVRFLYFSPREYIVIFGSPTGTQGFSGRYKRVQIHKFLLAGQIDSYDLESDDLVGMTLRPGEHTCLEKGHARGLTIHPGSWHIEYGRGAVATTLPFAMVDTLLVSLEFESVRRSTVEFTRLVRHRFRR comes from the coding sequence TTGAGCGCGACGACCGGCCACCGGATCGATCCGGAAGTCCTGGCCAAGGTCGCAAGGGAGGTCGTCGGGCTGCCGCTGGAGAACGGTCAGCTGATCACCCGCGCCACCGAACTGCTGGCCGCCGAATATCCCGACCTCATCGATGCGGCGCCGCGACGCTGGGTGGGCAGCCGGGCAGGCGGGATCCTCGGCAAGGTCCGCTTCCTATACTTCAGCCCGCGCGAGTACATCGTGATCTTTGGCTCTCCCACTGGAACACAAGGCTTTTCCGGGCGCTACAAGCGGGTGCAGATCCACAAGTTCCTTCTGGCAGGCCAGATCGACTCCTACGACCTGGAGTCCGACGACCTCGTCGGCATGACCCTACGTCCCGGCGAGCACACCTGCCTGGAGAAGGGGCATGCCCGGGGGCTGACCATCCATCCCGGCTCGTGGCACATCGAGTACGGCCGCGGTGCGGTCGCCACCACGCTGCCGTTCGCGATGGTCGACACGCTGCTGGTGTCGTTGGAATTCGAGTCGGTGCGCCGATCGACGGTCGAGTTCACCCGGCTGGTGCGGCACCGGTTCCGCCGGTGA